A part of Anabas testudineus chromosome 9, fAnaTes1.2, whole genome shotgun sequence genomic DNA contains:
- the LOC113150490 gene encoding uncharacterized protein LOC113150490, producing METSTVQGLRKVISERLTAAVEEIFAVFETTIVKYEDEIERQRRLLDEVWKPQIKLHRIVLPPQHDCKEEEEEVPTDLHQDQDSILDQEDPESPQIKKEEQGLCTGQDVEQLVLKQEAETYEGSEEQSLHLRIDESQCGAEDEPVKQPAESSVASQPNTITDTNPYTGKKSFPCDTCGKAFKCLSQLNMHLRIHTGEKPYSCTTCGKHFRFKNGLLVHVRIHTGEKPYSCATCGNSFRSNGGLSVHMRTHTGEKPYSCETCGKSFTSSSGLLVHMRTHAGEKPYLCNSCGRRFCHLSNYKKHTRIHTGEKPYTCTICGKAFRLSNELTVHTGRAHTGEKPYHCRTCGKSYFDVCQLAKHTKSHTAKCEQLSQDIHQVTLDLYAAAMSSVRSWRTFVSERLAAAAEEIVGVFEETLSVYEEEVSRQRRLLDVVLKPEIRLHRTELPQPPVCKDGEECHLEQQFCDPERKTSLHREDPEPPRMKEEQDGHSTTTSREGEQPELKQEDKLNTTLTCEEINHSHSQPSDPDHPLSIAEKEPPDNIYYTWIKSESGTGDPKVEPDSEKHGSPKLARRPEPKPRSEPYKCLYCSREYHFITELKAHMKIKHRCDRPFKCDTCGKTFKVRTALKFHIRTHTGEKPFKCTLCGNRFSRNFGLKMHLRIHTGERPHTCNDCGKRFSDRSCLRRHVRVHTREKPYKCSWCGKGLADKVTLKSFRDKAFLCLKLKMCSVPSMRQFVCDRLTAAAQEIIGAFEKRLEDYEAELTRQRRVLESVMTPEIKLVQTDLPQTSVNKEVFLNEQQLSNQETSTSLVPSNISQVKQEDEEMTVTREQWRTARHQDVTASKLIPTCEERLRADQSQPLHPNKTLSAANKDSHSSTSNKDTSSGSDRESSSVSAPFNNQQLLSHNSLSAESQDLITSKNGKATTHLHNELTSNKNSENITAKTTHQTADNIINNGSTTSTSSTELTPADKCDSESSTRRSTRITEPSSNKKIDNEKTAPAASGEQTTNKKQNDENTRSNEITPQENTDPTPNEGCCDETPTKSTDLIPQKKPDDKNIASTKRTEPTPNKTTVSAGDTELRPQEKPSEKTPTSKENREKTANEDSQDGTPPPTEHVETAPSEKSSKEATTSTRSTEISPNEKHDDEQTTSARGTQPTQNEKSSDQNPASKGHCEVTTHKKSQDLPSEGAEPKSNQKSSNKNTKSTRNADLPLNKECTTGNMTATKSTEVTPKKKLKDEERTSTRGTQAVKNETSSDETTKANRSTKVTPSKKNNKATTSTKGPDLTPNDDNTPAINTEATQHRTPVEHRTRKKSYDEKSTSTSPAKPSPSKKRKDETTASNRSTKPKPDTSDDTTPNTDTEPTLSKKRSDGKTSATHKKHAERKTASVENTESTPNKKLSDGKMSTTRTKPTLNKRQNNGNTESTRNKEPTPYKRLKNEISTPSAELTQVEKQKNVKTGSNKDKSSTDDNENPYKCERCGKVMTNFKNYKFHMKSHTVEKTFKCEVCEKMFRESWDLNKHMVIHSVEKPFKCNVCGNGFNRRYNLDLHARVHTGEKPYKCSTCDKSFSSCVNMKKHMRIHTGEKPYTCGECGKEFADCSSFKIHQRVHTGERPFKCSYCKRKFATSTTLKRHTRTHTGEKPYKCNVCDKMFGHTTDLKGHMRLHTGEKPYKCATCGEQFSNWSKLNKHKRANSCDAESSTT from the exons ATGGAGACTTCTACAGTCCAAGGGTTAAGAAAGGTCATCAGCGAGCGACTAACAGCTGCTGTTGAGGAAATATTCGCAGTTTTTGAAACAACCATAGTGAAGTATGAGGATGAGATCGAGCGGCAGCGCAGACTGCTGGATGAAGTCTGGAAACCTCAAATCAAGTTGCACAGGATTG TGCTCCCTCCGCAGCATGACTgtaaggaggaggaagaagaggttCCCACTGACCTGCACCAGGACCAGGACTCCATTCTGGACCAAGAGGATCCAGAGTCTCCACAGATTAAAAAGGAAGAGCAGGGACTCTGCACCGGTCAGGACGTAGAGCAGCTTGTACTCAAGCAGGAGGCCGAGACTTATGAGGGCAGTGAAGAGCAAAGTCTGCATTTGAGGATCGATGAAAGTCAGTGTGGAGCAGAGGACGAGCCTGTAAAGCAACCTGCTGAAAGCTCAGTGGCATCACAACCAAACACTATCACTGACACGAATCCCTACACAGGTAAGAAGTCCTTCCCGTGTGACACCTGTGGGAAAGCCTTTAAGTGTCTGTCCCAGTTAAATATGCATTTAAGAATCCACACAGGCGAGAAGCCGTACTCTTGCACAACGTGTGGGAAACATTTCAGATTCAAAAATGGCCTGCTGGTCCACGTGAGAATCCACACAGGCGAAAAGCCGTACTCTTGCGCAACATGTGGAAACAGTTTCAGATCTAACGGCGGTTTGTCGGTCcacatgagaacacacacaggcgAGAAGCCATATTCTTGTGAAACGTGTGGGAAAAGTTTCACGTCTAGTAGCGGTTTGTTGGTCCACATGAGAACACACGCAGGCGAGAAGCCATACCTTTGTAACAGCTGCGGCAGGAGATTTTGTCACTTGTCAAATTATAAAAAGCACACTAGGATCCATACAGGCGAAAAGCCGTATACTTGCACGATTTGTGGGAAAGCTTTCAGACTCAGTAATGAGTTGACCGTCCACACTGGAAGAGCCCACACGGGCGAGAAGCCATATCACTGCAGAACCTGTGGGAAAAGCTACTTCGACGTGTGTCAACTAGCAAAGCATACGAAATCTCATACAGCAAAGT GCGAACAGCTGAGCCAGGACATCCACCAGGTCACTCTGGACCTTTACGCAGCAGCGATGTCTTCTGTCCGGAGCTGGAGGACGTTTGTCAGCGAGCGACTCGCTGCAGCCGCCGAAGAAATAGTTGGTGTGTTTGAAGAGACTCTGTCAGTGTACGAGGAGGAGGTTTCTCGTCAACGCAGACTGCTGGATGTCGTTTTGAAACCTGAAATACGACTTCACAGGACAG AGCTCCCACAGCCGCCTGTCTGTAAGGACGGAGAGGAGTGTCACCTTGAGCAGCAGTTCTGTGACCCGGAGAGAAAAACCAGTCTGCACCGAGAAGATCCAGAGCCTCCACGGATGAAAGAGGAGCAGGACGGACACTCCACGACCACGAGTCGAGAGGGAGAGCAACCTGAGCTGAAGCAGGAGGATAAATTGAATACGACTCTTACATGTGAGGAAATCAACCACAGCCATTCACAGCCTTCGGATCCCGACCACCCTCTGAGTATAGCAGAGAAAGAACCTCCAGACAACATCTATTACACCTGGATTAAATCAGAATCTGGCACAGGCGACCCCAAAGTAGAACCAGATAGTGAGAAACACGGAAGTCCAAAATTAGCTAGAAGGCCTGAACCAAAACCACGCAGCGAACCTTACAAGTGCCTCTATTGCAGCAGAGAGTATCATTTCATCACAGAGCTAAAAGctcacatgaaaataaaacacaggtgCGACCGGCCGTTCAAATGTGACACCTGTGGGAAAACGTTCAAGGTCAGAACCGCGTTGAAATTCCACATCCGGACTCACACTGGCGAGAAGCCCTTCAAATGCACACTGTGCGGGAACAGATTCAGCAGGAACTTTGGACTAAAAATGCACTTGAGAATTCACACAGGTGAGAGGCCGCACACCTGCAACGACTGCGGCAAGAGGTTTTCTGACCGCTCGTGTCTGAGAAGGCACGTCAGAGTGCACACTCGGGAAAAGCCCTATAAGTGTTCCTGGTGTGGGAAGGGACTCGCCGACAAGGTGACTTTGAAGAG TTTTAGGGACAAGGCGTTTCTCTGTTTAAAGTTAAAGATGTGTTCAGTCCCAAGTATGCGACAGTTTGTCTGTGATCGACTCACTGCGGCTGCTCAGGAGATAATAGGAGCCTTTGAAAAGAGACTGGAGGACTACGAGGCTGAACTCACGCGTCAACGCAGAGTGTTGGAGTCAGTAATGACGCCTGAGATAAAGTTAGTCCAGACAG ATCTCCCACAGACCTCTGTTAATAAGGAAGTTTTCTTGAACGAGCAGCAGCTGTCAAACCAGGAGACAAGCACCAGTTTGGTCCCGTCAAATATTTCTCAGGTTAAACAGGAAGATGAGGAAATGACTGTTACTCGGGAACAATGGCGGACTGCACGACACCAGGATGTCACTGCCTCTAAGTTAATTCCAACTTGTGAAGAAAGACTCCGCGCTGATCAGTCTCAGCCTTTGCACCCTAACAAAACTTTGAGTGCAGCAAATAAAGATTCTCATTCCAGCACATCTAACAAGGATACATCATCGGGGTCGGACAGGGAGAGTTCTTCAGTATCAGCACCGTTCAATAACCAGCAGCTCCTGTCTCACAACTCTCTTTCAGCGGAGAGCCAAGATCTCATAACTTCCAAAAATGGAAAggcaacaacacatttacataatgaGTTGACATCAAATAAGAACAGTGAGAACATAACAGCTAAAACAACTCACCAAACAGCAGATAATATAATCAACAATGGGAGCACAACATCTACCAGCAGTACAGAACTGACACCAGCTGACAAATGTGACAGTGAGTCTTCTACTAGAAGATCAACTAGAATTACTGAGCCGTCATCAAATAAGAAAATTGATAATGAGAaaacagcaccagcagcaaGTGGTGAGCAAACaacaaataagaaacaaaatgatgagAACACAAGAAGTAATGAAATAACACCACAGGAAAATACTGACCCAACACCAAATGAGGGATGTTGCGATGAAACGCCAACCAAAAGTACTGACCTAATACCTCAAAAGAAACCTGATGACAAAAACATAGCATCAACTAAAAGGACTGAGCCGACACCAAATAAGACCACAGTGTCTGCTGGAGACACTGAGCTGAGACCACAAGAGAAACCTAGCGAGAAGACCCcaacatcaaaagaaaacagggagaaaacagcaaatgaagACAGCCAAGATGGGACACCACCCCCAACAGAACACGTTGAGACAGCACCAAGCGAGAAGTCCTCTAAGGAGGCCACAACATCAACTAGAAGTACTGAGATTTCACCCAACGAGAAGCATGATGACGAGCAGACAACGTCGGCTAGGGGCACTCAGCCAACACAGAATGAGAAAAGCAGTGATCAGAACCCAGCTTCAAAAGGACATTGTGAAGTAACTACACATAAGAAAAGCCAAGATCTCCCATCTGAGGGTGCTGAGCCAAAGTCAAATCAGAAATCCAGCAATAAGAACACAAAATCAACCAGAAACGCTGATCTTCCACTAAATAAAGAATGTACCACAGGGAACATGACAGCGACTAAAAGTACTGAGGTTACACCAAAAAAGAAACTTAAGGATGAGGAGAGAACATCAACTAGAGGCACACAGGCAGTGAAGAACGAGACATCAAGTGATGAAACCACAAAAGCAAATAGAAGTACCAAGGTAACGCCaagcaagaaaaacaataaagcgACCACATCGACTAAAGGTCCTGACCTGACACCAAATGATGACAACACACCAGCCATTAATACTGAGGCAACGCAGCATAGAACTCCAGTAGAACACAGGACACGTAAGAAATCTTACGATGAGAAATCCACATCTACTTCACCTGCTAAACCATCACCAAGTAAGAAACGTAAAGATGAGACCACAGCATCAAATAGAAGTACAAAGCCAAAACCAGATACCAGTGACGACACAACAccaaatacagatacagagcCAACCCTTTCTAAGAAACGCAGTGATGGGAAAACATCAGCCACACATAAGAAACACgctgagagaaaaacagcttcTGTGGAAAATACTGAATCAACTCCAAATAAGAAACTCAGTGATGGAAAAATGTCAACTACAAGGACCAAACCAACACTGAATAAGAGACAGAACAATGGAAACACAGAGTCTACAAGAAATAAAGAGCCAACACCATATAAGAGACTTAAGAATGAAATATCAACCCCAAGTGCAGAGCTAACACAAGTTGAGAAGCAAAAAAATGTGAAGACGGGATcaaataaagataaaagcagCACTGACGATAACGAAAACCCTTACAAGTGTGAGCGGTGCGGGAAAGTTATGACCAATTTCAAAAACTACAAATTCCATATGAAATCGCACACCGTCGAAAAGACTTTCAAATGCGAAGTGTGCGAGAAAATGTTCCGCGAGAGCTGGGATTTAAATAAGCACATGGTCATTCACTCCGTTGAGAAGCCCTTCAAATGCAACGTTTGCGGAAACGGATTCAACCGGCGGTACAACCTGGACCTGCATGCCAGGGTTCACACCGGGGAAAAGCCGTACAAGTGCAGCACCTGCGACAAAAGCTTCAGCTCGTGTGTGAACATGAAGAAGCACATGAGGATTCACACGGGCGAGAAGCCGTACACCTGCGGGGAATGCGGGAAGGAGTTCGCAGACTGTTCGTCTTTCAAAATCCACCAGCGAGTTCACACAGGGGAGAGGCCGTTCAAGTGTTCCTACTGCAAGAGGAAATTTGCCACGAGCACCACGTTGAAAAGACACACCAGAACACACACGGGTGAAAAGCCGTACAAGTGTAACGTGTGCGACAAGATGTTCGGTCACACGACTGACCTTAAAGGACACATGAGGCTGCACACCGGGGAGAAGCCTTACAAGTGTGCTACTTGTGGAGAACAGTTCTCCAACTGGTCCAAACTTAACAAACACAAGCGCGCCAACTCGTGTGATGCAGAGAGCTCCACTACGTAG
- the LOC117152911 gene encoding zinc finger and SCAN domain-containing protein 12-like, giving the protein MSSVRSWRTFVSERLAAAAEEIVGVFEETLSVYEEEVSRQRRLLDVVLKPEIRLHRTELPQPPVCKDGEECHLEQQFCDPERKTSLHREDPEPPRMKEEQDGHSTTTSREGEQPELKQEDKLNTTLTCEEINHSHSQPSDPDHPLSIAEKEPPDNIYYTWIKSESGTGDPKVEPDSEKHGSPKLARRPEPKPRSEPYKCLYCSREYHFITELKAHMKIKHRCDRPFKCDTCGKTFKVRTALKFHIRTHTGEKPFKCTLCGNRFSRNFGLKMHLRIHTGERPHTCNDCGKRFSDRSCLRRHVRVHTREKPYKCSWCGKGLADKVTLKRHTASHTGEKPCKCDICGKGFPDLQCLKMHTKTHVWQKHIIAVEKNL; this is encoded by the exons ATGTCTTCTGTCCGGAGCTGGAGGACGTTTGTCAGCGAGCGACTCGCTGCAGCCGCCGAAGAAATAGTTGGTGTGTTTGAAGAGACTCTGTCAGTGTACGAGGAGGAGGTTTCTCGTCAACGCAGACTGCTGGATGTCGTTTTGAAACCTGAAATACGACTTCACAGGACAG AGCTCCCACAGCCGCCTGTCTGTAAGGACGGAGAGGAGTGTCACCTTGAGCAGCAGTTCTGTGACCCGGAGAGAAAAACCAGTCTGCACCGAGAAGATCCAGAGCCTCCACGGATGAAAGAGGAGCAGGACGGACACTCCACGACCACGAGTCGAGAGGGAGAGCAACCTGAGCTGAAGCAGGAGGATAAATTGAATACGACTCTTACATGTGAGGAAATCAACCACAGCCATTCACAGCCTTCGGATCCCGACCACCCTCTGAGTATAGCAGAGAAAGAACCTCCAGACAACATCTATTACACCTGGATTAAATCAGAATCTGGCACAGGCGACCCCAAAGTAGAACCAGATAGTGAGAAACACGGAAGTCCAAAATTAGCTAGAAGGCCTGAACCAAAACCACGCAGCGAACCTTACAAGTGCCTCTATTGCAGCAGAGAGTATCATTTCATCACAGAGCTAAAAGctcacatgaaaataaaacacaggtgCGACCGGCCGTTCAAATGTGACACCTGTGGGAAAACGTTCAAGGTCAGAACCGCGTTGAAATTCCACATCCGGACTCACACTGGCGAGAAGCCCTTCAAATGCACACTGTGCGGGAACAGATTCAGCAGGAACTTTGGACTAAAAATGCACTTGAGAATTCACACAGGTGAGAGGCCGCACACCTGCAACGACTGCGGCAAGAGGTTTTCTGACCGCTCGTGTCTGAGAAGGCACGTCAGAGTGCACACTCGGGAAAAGCCCTATAAGTGTTCCTGGTGTGGGAAGGGACTCGCCGACAAGGTGACTTTGAAGAGGCACACTGCATCTCATACAGGAGAAAAGCCATGTAAGTGCGACATTTGTGGGAAGGGGTTTCCGGATCTGCAGTGTctgaaaatgcacacaaagACCCACGTGTGGCAGAAACATATTAttgctgtggaaaaaaatctATGA
- the ccdc84 gene encoding coiled-coil domain-containing protein 84, translating to MGAHYCSVCRQTTFTGKAHIFGKNHQSRLRVVLLKFLEKVKEARRTLKKPLVEKFDCTQHRETFWCYCCGLEIERHSTDGNMTVLYGGLIEHMSTPEHRKNTHKFWWDNKADPKLRDKVIIPEEETERFKVEVAKVLDSFVEKEDEFIKQQADYIRAQEKHRQEVLQSLLERDAETELFNGPNGTDVCAEASVSSQLASHGSDQHVGSSFVDTMAEVKWASTGQNLTFIGYQDSSSSGNVHTGAVPPWLQDDPQEGTSGATVHPEIGPSLQEFHKHKEQEKLRKLPPNRVGANFDHSSHTDANWLPSFGRVWNSGRRWQSRRQFRQEEGQKNRQKRKREHGTNGSKKTKPAEHQTTSANT from the exons ATGGGTGCACATTACTGTTCCGTATGTAGGCAAACGACATTCACGGGGAAGGCGCACATCTTTGGGAAAAACCATCAGAGCAGACTTCGAGTGGTTCTTCTGAAATTTCTAGAAAAG GTGAAGGAAGCTCGCCGAACACTTAAAAAGCCCCTTGTAGAAAAGTTTGATTGCACCCAGCACAGGGAGACGTTCTGGTGCTACTGCTGTGGGCTTGAAATCGAAAGACATAGCACCGATGGCAACATGACTGTGCTGTATGGAGGCTTGATAGAACACATGTCCAC GCCAGAGCACAGAAAGAATACGCACAAGTTCTGGTGGGACAATAAGGCCGACCCAAAGTTAAGAGACAAAGTCATCATAccagaagaggaaacagaaag GTTTAAAGTTGAAGTGGCCAAAGTGTTGGACTCATTTGTGGAGAAGGAGGATGAATTTATTAAACAG CAAGCTGATTATATCCGGGCACAAGAGAAGCACCGTCAAGAGGTCCTTCAGTCTCTTTTAGAG CGGGATGCAGAGACAGAGTTGTTCAATGGACCCAACGGCACAGATGTGTGTGCAGAGGCTTCTGTCAG CTCTCAGCTTGCATCTCATGGATCAGACCAACATGTGGGGAGCAGCTTTGTTGACACAATGGCAGAAGTAAAGTGGGCTTCAACTGGACAAAACCTGACTTTCATAGGTTATCAG GATTCATCCAGCAGTGGAAATGTTCACACAG GTGCAGTCCCTCCTTGGCTCCAGGATGATCCTCAGGAGGGAACCTCTGGAGCCACAGTACATCCTGAAATTGGCCCATCGCTCCAAGAGTTCCACAAACATA AGGAGCAAGAGAAACTGAGGAAGCTTCCACCCAATAGAGTTGGGGCCAACTTTGATCACAGCTCACATACAGATGCCAACTGGCTTCCCTCGTTTGGCAGAGTGTGGAACAGCGGCAGACGCTGGCAGTCCAG ACGCCAATTCAGACAAGAAGAAGGACAGAAGAACcgacagaagagaaagagggaacaTGGCACAAACGgatcaaagaaaacaaaaccagctGAACACCAGACTACATCTGCCAACACTTGA